A single Cottoperca gobio chromosome 5, fCotGob3.1, whole genome shotgun sequence DNA region contains:
- the LOC115008776 gene encoding actin-related protein 2/3 complex subunit 4-like — MTATLRPYLNAVRATLQAALCLENFSSQVVERHNKPEVEVRSSKELLLQPVVISRNEKEKVLIEGSINSVRVSISVKQADEIEKILCHKFMRFMMMRAENFFILRRKSVEGYDISFLITNFHTEQMYKHKLVDFVIHFMEEIDKEISEMKLSVNARARIVAEEFLKNF, encoded by the exons ATG ACAGCGACTCTGCGCCCCTACTTAAACGCTGTGCGGGCCACCCTGCAAGCGGCCCTCTGTCTGGAGAACTTCTCCTCTCAGGTGGTGGAGCGTCACAACAAGCCAGAGGTGGAGGTCAG GAGCAGTAAAGAGCTGCTACTTCAGCCTGTGGTGATCAGCCGTAATGAAAAGGAGAAGGTTCTTATTGAAGGATCCATCAACTCTGTCAGAGTCAGCATTTCTGTCAAGCAG GCTGATGAGATTGAGAAGATCCTTTGCCACAAGTTCATGCGCTTCATGATGATGAGAGCAGAGAACTTCTTCATTCTGAGGAGGAAATCAGTAGAG GGATATGATATTAGCTTCTTGATTACCAACTTCCACACGGAGCAGatgtacaaacacaagctggtggacTTTGTCATCCACTTCATGGAGGAGATCGACAAGGAGATCAGCGAGATGAAACTGTCCGTTAATGCCAGGGCCCGTATCGTTGCTGAGGAATTCCTCAAGAAC TTCTAA